The DNA window GGCCGAGGCGCTGCATCGCGAACGGCGCGCCGCCGGCGATCTCACTTCCCCTCACGGGGGCGAACCTCGAGGCCGAGCCGGCCGAAGGCGGTCTCGAGCGCGGCCGCCATCGTCGCAACGGTCTTGACCTCTCCCAAATCGATGCCCAGGTGGACCATCGTCTGGGCGACCGCGGGCGAGATCCCCGAGACGATGCACTCGCAACCCATCAGCTGCGTCGCCCGGGTGATCTGGATGACGTGGTTGGCCACGGCGGTGTCCATCGCCGTCACGCCGATGATGTCGAGAATGATGACGCGGGCCTGCGTTCTCTGGATCATCGACAGCATCGAATCCATCAGCTCTTGAGCCCGCGCCGAGTCGAGAATCCCGAAGACCGACACCATCAGGATCCCGTCCCAGACGACGCTCACCGGCACGCGATCGGTTCCGACGCTCTCGGAGACTTGCATGCGGCTCCCCTCCCGCGGACGCCCGTCCGCCCGCTTCCGACCAGCGCCCCGAAATGGCCGGATTCCTCGCGATCGGCGGGTCCGCCCCCGGCGGATCCCGTCACTTTCCCTATCGGCCGTCTCCGGCGCCGCTTGACCTCGCCGCCGAGCCCCGATCGGGGTGAAGCTGGACGACCGAGCACAGCGCCCGCTCGACGATCCGGTCGCTGACCGAGCCGCGGACGAGCCGCCGCAGCGGGGGCTCGTCTTCGGAAGCGAGGATCAGCAGATCGGCGCCGGCGGTCGCGTGGACGACCGCCTCCACCGGATCGGCCCCCGTGAGGATCTCCGCATCGGCCGGAGCGCCGCACTCCGCGACGAGCCTCCGGTGGAAGCGCACGACCTCCTCGCGCCGCGCCGCGGGTGCGCCCGGCTCCAGCACGTCCACGAAGGTCAAGCGCCCCCCGTGCGCGCGGGCGAGCGCCACGGCCACCCTGAGCAGCTCTCCCTCGTGCGGTCCGGGACGCGCGAGCACCAGGATGCGCTGGTAGACGCGCACCCCGGCGTCGCGGAACGAGCCGACCGCCGCCGGGAGATGGTGGAGGATCCACAGCAGGGGCCGTCCGACGAAGCTCGCGTACCGCCGCCGCCGGTGGCCGACGATGACCCACTCGCAGTGGGCGGCCGCGGCCTGGGCGTACAGCGCGCGCCGCGCATCGTGCGT is part of the Acidobacteriota bacterium genome and encodes:
- a CDS encoding STAS domain-containing protein, producing the protein MQVSESVGTDRVPVSVVWDGILMVSVFGILDSARAQELMDSMLSMIQRTQARVIILDIIGVTAMDTAVANHVIQITRATQLMGCECIVSGISPAVAQTMVHLGIDLGEVKTVATMAAALETAFGRLGLEVRPREGK